The DNA segment TAGTTCTTTATTTCAAAGATATATTTTAATCTGGAAATTTTAAATTGTAAGTGTTTCGTTCTAACTTTAAATATATATTCTTGTAAACAAAGAAATGTCATATAAAAAGAATGTAAATAATATGATGGGTCCCACTAATGGTTGACAACTGTTGATTTACATAATTTGGTTGTACTTCCATataatataaactatatatatatatatatatatatatatatatacaagcttCCACGCTTATCCAATAGAGAAAGAAAAATAGTACTATAAGTTTGCTTATGTGATATGTGAATTTTGAACTGATTGAACAAAAATGGAAATGTCAATATCTGCAGCAAATGGTTTCTTCTCAACTTATTCAATTTGCAGTAATGCAGCTGGGATTGCAGGTACCAgccttttcttttattctatcgGGCTTTCTTTAGTGATCGGAATTACTGGCCCGATTAATTTAGATTCGTGCTGCATAAGTTCATATATGAGAAAGCATAATTGTATCAGGAATTTCTTCATTTTGAAGGCTCAACCCTTCGGAGGTCACGGGTAACTGACCCTTTGAAGAGTAGTCTTGGCGTAATCGGTAAAGTTGCTGTCATGTGACTgagaggtcacgggttcgagccgtgcaAATAGCCTCTAACAGAAATGTAGGGTAAAATTGCGTACAATAAATCCGtgtggtccgacccttccccAGACTCCGAGCATAGccggagcttagtgcaccgggctatGAAACAAACAAAAGAAGGCTCGAACTCGAGATCGCGGATCAGTGTAACGAAGAACTAGTTTTATTCCACGAAACTTTGCTGGGGAACAATATTTGGATGTACATCAAGTCAAGTCCCAACAATTTTAACTTACTTCTTCTTGTGTTGACTTTTTCTCAAttggaatatatatttttctttatgcaTCTGGTATTCGTAATCGCTAGCCAGATTAATTTGAATTCACGTTGTGGAAGCGGTGACGaagccaatatatatatatgtatgtataaaaataatttttacatatatatacagtataatttttcaTATAACATATTATAATTTTTCGATGAACGCCACTGTGTGGAAGGTCCACTTAAGGGGAAGTACTATAAGGTTTTCTTCATTCAGATGACTCGAACTCGTGATCTTTGGTGATCTCAAGTAATGGAGACTCATCTCATTCATTCCACCTCACTCTCTCAACTGCAATATATACATATGAGAGTTCTCTGTTTGCTTATagttttcgaaattttttattttggaatATCATCAGAGAATATCTGTTGAAACCTCATTAGTTTTCCTGTTTTGATAGGATTGGTTATTATGGAAGTTAGTGTcattcctttatttccttccttttTTGTGTGTGCAAGTATTAAAAGTAATACGGTAATAATGGTAACTGGCCTGCTATAATATGTTAAACTACtacagtttttttttatttgcattGCTAGTTTGTATGACTTAAATTCTTTATACATAAGAggaaaagataagaagaaaattgATGTACACTCCATTTTTTTTGGAtgctatagtgaagtgttgttatagaggacatatattataatataacataAAAGATCGGTTCCGAGAAAAAATTGACTTTTATAATAAACGGTTgttacataaaaatatttttataaagagGTCTGACTGTACAAGCTTATTATGATTTTGCTTTGAGATATCAATACTTCTTCAATTGCCTTCCAATCTTGCTAGTGACAAAATGTTTGGTTTATGCATATTGCAGGGAAcctttttgcatttattttatttgtgtCACCAATGTAAgtattttaaatctttaaaaaaaaattgtacatTAATATATCGATTCGTATATacatgtgtgtgtgtgcgtgCGCGCATTTAAACTGATGTTTTCCGCTCCTTTATTTCAGACCAACATTCAAAAGGATCGTCGGAAGCAAGTCAACAGAACAGTTTTCTGGGCTACCTTATATTTACGCGCTCTTGAATTGCTTCATATGTCTCTGGTATGGAACACCAATTGTATCTCCTGGTATTATATTGGTTTTCACAGTCAATTCTGTTGGAGCAGTATTCCAGTTCGTTTATATAATTATCTTCATCATATTTGCAGAGAGGGAAAAAAAGGTCAGATCTTTTACCTCCCGCTAAATTGTatgaccatctcatctaaaaatTTAAGCTGTTAGAGAACACACTTTCATTTACTTAAGTATGTCTTTAATATGCACCTTTACATGCAAGCATAACCAAATTCTATTAGATGAACTTCgtttgctctgataccatcttgAATTGTGTGACTGTCTTATCTAAAAATTTATGTTCTTTAAAGAAATACACTTTTGTTCTATGTTGCTAAGACTCTTAAAAATGGCGTCGGGTGAGCGTTGGATCCTTCAAAAGTAGTACATTTTTGAAGGATCTGACACGAATACCGCAGCATTTTCGGAGAGTACGAGGAACATAGCTAATACGACAACTTGCTAATACGAGACGATGCTTTAATGTTACATGTTCAATGCAGTTGAAGATGTTGGGGTTGTTGCTCGGTGTTTTTGCTGTATTTGCTGCTGTAGTTTCCATCAGCATCTGTCTATTTGAACCTCCGAGCCGACAAACTTTTGTTGGATATTTATCTGTCATTTCTCTCATTTCCATGTTTGCTTCTCCACTATTCATTATTGTAAGTTGATCAAGAAGAGCAATTGCCTAATTAAGATATATTTCATTGATGTCAGTTGATGAGTCTAATATTAGATATTCTTTTACAGAATTTGGTGATCAGGACAAAGAGTGTTGAGTACATGCCATTTTACCTCTCTCTTGCAACTTTTCTTATGAGCCTTTCTTTCTTTGCTTATGGAATGTTTAAGCAAGATCCATTTATCTCTGTAAGTAACTTGATATACTTTCTCTATGCAGTCTTTTCCTTATATATATGCTCTGTAATTTCTGTTTCCCTTTTAATAATTGTGTT comes from the Nicotiana tabacum cultivar K326 chromosome 14, ASM71507v2, whole genome shotgun sequence genome and includes:
- the LOC107773378 gene encoding bidirectional sugar transporter SWEET2a-like codes for the protein MEMSISAANGFFSTYSICSNAAGIAGNLFAFILFVSPIPTFKRIVGSKSTEQFSGLPYIYALLNCFICLWYGTPIVSPGIILVFTVNSVGAVFQFVYIIIFIIFAEREKKLKMLGLLLGVFAVFAAVVSISICLFEPPSRQTFVGYLSVISLISMFASPLFIINLVIRTKSVEYMPFYLSLATFLMSLSFFAYGMFKQDPFISVPNGIGGILGVIQLVLYWRYSRPHEEPTRPLLESYA